One Methanobacterium sp. genomic region harbors:
- a CDS encoding MOSC domain-containing protein — protein SEKKQTKKINVRDACLKENYGIAGDAHSSRDTHRQISLLAVESINKMRGIGLNVNPGDFAENLTTEGIDLVSIPVGTNISVGEEVILKITQIGKECHTRCAIYQQAGDCIMPKEGIFARVLIGGRVKIGDKIEIVQK, from the coding sequence AAGTGAAAAGAAACAGACGAAGAAAATAAATGTTAGAGATGCATGTCTTAAAGAGAACTATGGGATTGCTGGTGATGCTCACAGCAGCCGAGATACACACAGGCAGATCAGCTTACTTGCAGTTGAAAGTATCAATAAAATGAGAGGCATTGGGTTGAATGTGAATCCGGGAGATTTTGCTGAAAATCTAACAACAGAAGGAATCGATCTTGTATCGATACCTGTAGGCACAAATATATCTGTAGGTGAAGAAGTAATTCTTAAGATAACTCAAATTGGTAAGGAATGCCATACCCGTTGTGCTATTTATCAGCAGGCTGGAGACTGTATAATGCCAAAAGAAGGTATTTTTGCAAGGGTATTAATTGGCGGAAGGGTTAAAATAGGGGATAAAATAGAAATAGTTCAAAAGTAG
- the nifU gene encoding Fe-S cluster assembly scaffold protein NifU, whose amino-acid sequence MYSDKVMDHFQNPRNVGEIEDADGVGTVGNPTCGDLMTIYIKVKDNVIEDVKFKTFGCGAAIATSSMITEMAVGKTIEEALEITRNDVANELEGLPPVKMHCSNLAADALHAAIDNYKEKKGEKKKEEPEGKDICPSCG is encoded by the coding sequence ATGTATAGTGACAAAGTAATGGACCATTTTCAAAATCCAAGAAATGTTGGTGAAATAGAAGATGCAGATGGTGTTGGAACCGTGGGAAACCCTACTTGCGGAGATTTAATGACTATTTATATTAAAGTTAAAGACAATGTTATTGAAGATGTTAAATTTAAAACCTTTGGATGCGGGGCAGCTATTGCAACAAGCAGTATGATAACAGAAATGGCAGTTGGAAAGACAATCGAAGAAGCACTGGAAATTACAAGAAATGATGTTGCAAATGAGCTTGAAGGTCTTCCACCAGTTAAGATGCACTGTTCAAACCTTGCTGCAGATGCATTACATGCTGCAATTGATAATTACAAGGAAAAAAAAGGGGAAAAGAAAAAGGAAGAACCTGAAGGTAAAGATATTTGTCCAAGTTGTGGATGA
- the nifS gene encoding cysteine desulfurase NifS has translation MYMDHSATSPVDPEVFEAMKPYFVDNFGNASTLYSLGRDARKAMEAAREQVASLIGAKPEEVIFTSGGTESDNIAIKGTAYRLKNKGNHIITSAIEHPAVRETCKYLEKNGFEVTYLPVYEEGTVRVSDLEDAITDKTILITIMHANNEIGTIQPISEIGKIARENKIYFHTDAVQTVGKIPVNVEEMNVDMLSLSAHKVYGPKGIGALYVKKGVRLEPIIHGGGHEKGLRPGTENVSGIVGLGKACELAEKNLLEDSKYITNLRDRLIDGILDSVEQSYLDGHRTKRLPNNVNLRFTGIEGESLVLHLDSKGVAASTGSACSSKSLEPSHVLLALGLEHVEAHGSLRLTLGKENTEEEVDYVITAAKEVVETLRKLSPLWCEIPGAERRE, from the coding sequence ATTTATATGGATCATTCAGCTACATCACCAGTTGATCCAGAAGTATTTGAGGCGATGAAGCCCTATTTTGTTGATAATTTTGGAAATGCATCTACTCTATATTCATTGGGTAGGGACGCAAGAAAAGCTATGGAAGCTGCAAGAGAACAGGTTGCTTCTTTAATAGGAGCAAAACCTGAAGAAGTTATTTTTACAAGCGGTGGTACTGAATCAGATAACATCGCAATTAAAGGTACTGCATACCGCCTGAAAAATAAGGGAAATCACATAATTACAAGTGCTATAGAACACCCTGCAGTAAGGGAAACATGCAAATATTTGGAAAAAAATGGCTTTGAAGTTACATATCTCCCTGTTTACGAAGAAGGTACTGTTCGAGTATCTGATCTGGAAGATGCAATAACTGACAAAACCATTCTTATTACAATCATGCACGCCAACAATGAAATTGGAACCATCCAACCAATATCAGAAATTGGTAAGATAGCAAGGGAAAATAAAATTTATTTCCACACTGACGCTGTACAGACCGTTGGTAAAATTCCAGTGAACGTGGAAGAAATGAATGTGGATATGCTGTCGCTTTCAGCGCATAAAGTTTATGGCCCAAAGGGAATTGGGGCATTATATGTTAAAAAAGGAGTTAGATTAGAACCTATAATTCATGGAGGGGGACATGAAAAAGGATTAAGGCCAGGGACAGAAAACGTATCTGGAATTGTTGGACTTGGTAAAGCCTGTGAACTTGCAGAAAAAAACCTGCTTGAGGATTCGAAATATATAACAAATTTGAGGGACAGATTAATAGATGGAATACTGGATTCTGTAGAACAATCTTACCTGGATGGACACAGAACAAAAAGGCTCCCAAACAACGTGAATTTGAGATTTACAGGTATTGAAGGTGAATCTTTGGTATTACACCTTGATTCAAAAGGAGTTGCTGCTTCAACTGGTTCTGCATGTTCTTCAAAGAGTTTAGAACCATCACATGTTTTATTAGCACTTGGTTTAGAACACGTTGAGGCACATGGATCTCTGCGTTTAACTCTTGGAAAAGAGAACACTGAAGAAGAAGTGGATTATGTCATAACTGCAGCTAAAGAAGTCGTTGAAACCCTTAGAAAACTTTCTCCACTTTGGTGTGAAATACCTGGGGCAGAAAGGAGAGAATAA
- a CDS encoding homoserine O-acetyltransferase, protein MKKESVGLVETQYFIFPDDLILEGGSKLKEVTVAYETYGKLNKEKSNAILICHALSGDAHAAGWHEGDKKPGWWDIIIGPGKCLDTGKYFIICSNVMGGCKGSTGPSSINPETGKPYGLDFPIITISDMVKAQKKLIDHLGINQLFAVVGGSMGGMQVLQWCISYPDMVKLAIPIATAARSAPQQIAFNEVGRQAIISDPKWNDGSYYSGEVPKEGLSLARMIGHITYLSYESMYQKFGRRLQDKEKYGFDFSMDFQVESYLHYQGNSFVKRFDANTYLYVTKAMDYFDLTANGSLAEGFKDVKAKFLVISVDSDWLYPPEQSKEIVMALTANDIDVSYHEIKSPYGHDAFLLESGQLNYIINGFLSEILVGDVMTQVAAKISEEASIDEAAKLMLEEKVTHLPVIAEDNRLIGIVTAWDISKAVALKFSKLDEIMTKDVITACPEDYIELAAEKMKKYNISSLPVVDGGKRVIGIITTDHISTLMARD, encoded by the coding sequence ATGAAAAAAGAATCAGTTGGGCTTGTTGAAACACAGTATTTCATTTTTCCAGATGATTTAATTTTAGAAGGTGGAAGCAAGCTTAAAGAAGTTACAGTAGCATACGAAACCTATGGTAAATTGAACAAAGAGAAGAGTAATGCTATCCTTATTTGTCATGCACTTTCTGGAGATGCCCATGCTGCAGGGTGGCATGAAGGAGATAAGAAGCCTGGCTGGTGGGATATCATAATAGGACCTGGAAAATGTTTGGATACTGGAAAATACTTTATTATCTGTTCTAATGTCATGGGAGGATGTAAAGGTTCAACCGGCCCGTCATCCATTAATCCTGAAACTGGAAAGCCTTATGGCCTTGACTTTCCAATTATTACCATTTCAGACATGGTAAAAGCCCAGAAAAAATTGATAGATCATCTTGGAATTAATCAACTTTTTGCAGTTGTAGGTGGATCAATGGGCGGGATGCAGGTACTGCAGTGGTGTATTTCTTATCCGGATATGGTCAAGCTGGCTATTCCTATAGCTACAGCAGCCCGTTCTGCCCCGCAGCAAATTGCATTTAATGAGGTAGGTAGGCAGGCAATAATATCTGACCCAAAATGGAATGATGGCTCTTATTATTCTGGAGAAGTACCAAAAGAAGGCTTAAGTCTTGCAAGGATGATAGGGCACATCACATATCTCAGTTATGAATCAATGTATCAGAAGTTCGGTAGAAGACTTCAGGATAAAGAAAAATATGGATTCGATTTTTCAATGGATTTTCAGGTAGAAAGCTATCTCCATTATCAGGGTAACTCATTTGTTAAAAGGTTTGATGCAAACACCTACCTTTACGTAACAAAGGCCATGGATTACTTTGATTTAACTGCAAATGGATCTTTAGCTGAAGGATTTAAGGATGTAAAAGCTAAATTCCTGGTCATTTCGGTAGATTCTGACTGGCTTTACCCGCCTGAGCAATCTAAAGAAATTGTAATGGCTCTAACTGCAAATGATATTGATGTAAGCTATCACGAGATTAAATCACCCTATGGACATGATGCTTTCCTTTTAGAGTCAGGTCAGTTAAATTATATAATAAATGGTTTCCTTTCTGAAATTCTTGTTGGAGATGTTATGACGCAGGTGGCTGCTAAGATAAGCGAAGAAGCAAGTATAGATGAAGCAGCTAAACTGATGCTTGAGGAAAAGGTTACACACTTGCCAGTTATAGCAGAGGATAATAGATTAATAGGTATAGTAACTGCATGGGATATATCTAAGGCAGTTGCTTTAAAATTCAGTAAATTAGACGAAATAATGACAAAAGATGTCATAACGGCTTGTCCTGAAGACTACATAGAACTTGCAGCTGAGAAAATGAAAAAATATAATATATCTTCTCTTCCAGTAGTTGATGGGGGTAAGAGGGTCATTGGAATTATAACAACTGATCATATCAGTACGTTGATGGCCAGGGACTGA
- a CDS encoding O-acetylhomoserine aminocarboxypropyltransferase/cysteine synthase family protein, translated as MTEEKKKERGLSTLGLHVGQEEPDPATGSRAVPIYLTSSYVFRDTEHASNLFGLKEFGNIYTRIMNPTNDVFEKRIAAIEGGHTALSVSSGLSAIFIALLNATRLGDNIVSGDNLYGGTYELLNYTFPDLGRTVKFVDSTKPEEFKKAIDEKTKAIYVESLGNPKLDVPDFEVLAEIAHEAGIPLIVDNTAAVGLLRPIEHGADVVVLSATKYVGGHGTSIGGVIVDSGNFNWGNGKFPQFTEPDPSYHGLKYWETFGDFPELGNIAFTIRARVLLLRDLGPTLSPFNAFQFLQGLETLELRVKKHAENALAVAKHLKEHPKVAWVNYPGLEDNVNHKIASKYLKKGYGGLVGFGVKGGLEAGIKFIESVELFSHLANIGDAKSLVIHPASTTHQQLTKEEQECTGVTEDFVRLSIGLENVEDIIADIDQALSKI; from the coding sequence ATGACAGAAGAAAAGAAAAAAGAACGCGGATTAAGTACATTGGGATTACATGTAGGTCAAGAAGAACCAGATCCAGCAACAGGATCAAGGGCAGTACCAATCTACTTAACATCATCATATGTTTTCAGGGATACTGAACATGCATCAAATTTATTTGGCCTTAAAGAGTTTGGAAATATATACACCAGAATAATGAACCCTACCAATGACGTATTTGAAAAAAGGATAGCTGCAATAGAAGGAGGCCATACAGCGCTTTCAGTTTCATCAGGACTTTCTGCAATATTTATTGCCCTTTTAAACGCTACTAGGTTAGGGGATAATATAGTATCTGGAGACAACCTTTATGGCGGAACATATGAACTATTAAACTACACTTTCCCTGATCTGGGGCGGACTGTAAAATTTGTTGACTCTACCAAACCTGAAGAATTCAAAAAAGCCATAGATGAAAAAACTAAGGCAATATATGTAGAATCACTTGGAAACCCAAAATTAGATGTCCCTGATTTTGAAGTTCTGGCTGAAATAGCTCATGAAGCAGGAATTCCGTTAATAGTGGATAATACAGCGGCAGTAGGTCTTTTAAGGCCAATAGAACATGGTGCAGATGTAGTTGTTTTATCTGCCACTAAATATGTGGGAGGACATGGAACCTCAATTGGAGGGGTTATAGTGGACTCCGGTAACTTTAACTGGGGTAATGGTAAGTTTCCGCAGTTTACTGAACCAGACCCAAGTTATCATGGACTTAAATACTGGGAAACATTTGGTGACTTCCCTGAACTTGGTAACATTGCATTTACGATCAGGGCAAGGGTTTTACTTTTAAGAGATTTAGGGCCAACCTTAAGTCCGTTCAACGCGTTCCAGTTCCTTCAGGGGCTTGAAACACTTGAACTGAGGGTTAAAAAACACGCAGAAAATGCACTTGCGGTTGCAAAACACCTTAAAGAACATCCAAAAGTTGCATGGGTCAATTATCCGGGACTTGAAGATAATGTAAACCATAAAATAGCAAGTAAATACTTGAAAAAAGGTTATGGTGGATTAGTTGGCTTCGGTGTTAAAGGGGGATTAGAAGCAGGCATAAAATTCATAGAAAGTGTGGAGTTATTCTCTCACCTTGCAAATATTGGCGATGCAAAGAGTTTGGTTATACATCCTGCATCCACTACTCACCAGCAGCTTACAAAAGAAGAACAGGAATGCACTGGAGTCACTGAAGACTTTGTAAGGTTATCTATTGGCCTTGAAAATGTTGAAGATATCATAGCTGACATAGATCAGGCATTATCTAAAATATAA
- the cysS gene encoding cysteine--tRNA ligase, which translates to MKVYNTMTRKKEELKPMNKNRIKMFVCGPTVYDESHIGHGRTYIAFDVIARYLKYKGYSVFYLENITDIDDKIIKRASELGVEPLELAKKYESLYFKDMELLGVTNVNYYARAMEHLTEIINQIQTLLDKGFAYETSTGVYFDESKLEDFGKLSNRNIDDLNIHRVNPDTTKRNPGDFALWKKRDDEPAWDSPWGKGRPGWHIEDTAITETYFGGQFDIHGGGLDLIFPHHEAEIAQMESATGKKPMVKYWMHTGFLNVKGEKMSKSLGNFITIGELLKEYDPQVFRYFVLSTHYRSPIDFSNEALMQSQNSLKRIHKVMETVDELLESDILDENKNDGKYLKLLEDTKKELLDAMDNDFNTPIALSALFNLVRDINKGINEEKISKNVFKEIKNLLDEFGDILGLTFSVESVKSNSDELVNILIDVREELRKKKDYKLSDEIRNRLRDAGINLEDK; encoded by the coding sequence ATGAAAGTATACAATACCATGACCCGTAAAAAAGAAGAACTAAAGCCTATGAACAAAAATAGAATAAAAATGTTTGTGTGTGGACCAACAGTTTACGATGAGTCCCATATAGGGCATGGAAGAACTTACATTGCTTTCGATGTTATTGCAAGATATCTTAAATATAAAGGATACAGCGTTTTTTATCTTGAAAATATCACAGATATAGATGATAAAATAATCAAAAGAGCATCTGAACTTGGAGTTGAACCATTAGAACTTGCAAAAAAATATGAAAGCCTCTACTTTAAAGATATGGAACTATTAGGCGTAACCAATGTTAATTATTATGCAAGGGCAATGGAGCACCTTACTGAAATAATAAATCAAATTCAAACATTATTAGATAAAGGATTCGCATATGAAACATCTACAGGAGTCTACTTTGATGAATCCAAGTTAGAAGATTTTGGAAAACTCTCAAACAGAAACATTGATGATTTAAATATCCATAGAGTTAATCCCGACACTACAAAAAGAAACCCTGGAGATTTTGCACTCTGGAAAAAAAGAGACGATGAACCAGCATGGGACTCTCCATGGGGTAAAGGGCGGCCAGGGTGGCACATTGAAGATACAGCAATAACTGAAACCTATTTTGGAGGTCAGTTTGATATTCATGGAGGAGGATTAGACCTTATATTCCCCCACCACGAAGCAGAAATTGCACAAATGGAATCTGCAACTGGTAAAAAACCAATGGTCAAATACTGGATGCACACTGGTTTTTTGAATGTTAAAGGAGAGAAAATGTCCAAATCACTTGGAAATTTCATTACAATAGGAGAACTACTCAAGGAATATGACCCCCAGGTCTTTAGATACTTTGTTCTTTCAACCCATTACAGAAGTCCAATTGATTTCAGCAATGAAGCATTAATGCAGTCACAAAACAGCCTTAAAAGGATTCACAAAGTAATGGAAACAGTAGATGAGCTTTTAGAAAGCGATATACTTGATGAAAACAAAAATGATGGAAAATATCTTAAATTACTGGAAGATACTAAAAAAGAGCTCTTAGATGCAATGGACAACGATTTTAATACCCCCATTGCACTTTCAGCGCTTTTCAATCTAGTAAGAGATATAAATAAAGGAATAAATGAAGAAAAAATCTCTAAAAACGTGTTTAAAGAAATAAAAAATTTATTAGATGAATTCGGAGATATTTTAGGGCTCACTTTTTCGGTAGAATCAGTTAAAAGCAATTCTGATGAACTGGTTAATATCCTGATTGATGTAAGGGAAGAGCTCCGTAAAAAGAAAGATTACAAATTATCAGATGAAATCAGAAACAGGTTAAGAGATGCGGGAATTAATTTAGAGGATAAATAA
- a CDS encoding transcriptional regulator, translated as MRPPCEIVVWYVIPSIRSELAKELLKLGIKQKRISELLDITQPAVSQYVSDKRGHGIKFDEKTQNMIKMLAKDLTEQELGPDRIIQRICEICKNVKAEEIICQLHKEKDKIPTGCNACLGSNRDSDMDYCI; from the coding sequence ATGAGACCACCATGTGAAATAGTTGTATGGTACGTAATTCCAAGTATAAGGTCTGAATTAGCTAAAGAGCTTCTTAAATTAGGTATAAAACAAAAAAGGATTTCTGAGTTGCTGGACATAACTCAACCTGCAGTTTCACAGTATGTAAGTGATAAACGAGGACACGGAATCAAATTTGATGAAAAGACCCAGAATATGATTAAAATGCTTGCAAAAGATCTAACGGAGCAAGAGCTTGGACCTGACCGTATCATTCAAAGAATATGTGAAATATGTAAAAATGTTAAAGCTGAAGAAATAATCTGTCAGCTGCATAAAGAAAAAGATAAAATTCCTACAGGCTGTAATGCTTGCTTGGGTTCTAATAGGGACTCAGATATGGATTACTGTATTTAA
- the cysE gene encoding serine O-acetyltransferase, with translation MFERIKEDIEMVMLRDPAARSKLEIFLTYPGLHAIWGYEIAHWFWIRNHLFTGRFISALARLLTGIEIHPGAKIGKRVFIDHGMGVVVGETAIVGDDVLIYQGVVLGGTSLERKKRHPTIGSGVVIGSGAKIIGDISIGDCSKVGAGSVVLKSAPPGSTIVGIPGRNVKEKRKCAIDLDHGELPDPIAEVIRLILQRQDEMELQLKALGLSTTTVNVDELFNKKSEIEEIFSEGAGI, from the coding sequence ATGTTTGAAAGGATCAAAGAGGATATAGAAATGGTGATGCTGAGGGATCCAGCAGCAAGAAGTAAACTAGAAATATTTCTCACATATCCCGGACTTCATGCTATATGGGGGTATGAAATAGCTCACTGGTTCTGGATTCGTAACCATCTATTTACCGGGCGATTTATATCTGCACTGGCCCGCCTACTAACCGGTATTGAAATACATCCTGGTGCAAAAATTGGAAAAAGAGTCTTCATCGATCACGGGATGGGTGTTGTAGTTGGAGAAACTGCAATTGTAGGAGATGACGTATTGATCTACCAGGGCGTTGTACTTGGCGGAACAAGCCTCGAAAGGAAAAAAAGACACCCTACAATTGGAAGTGGGGTTGTTATAGGCTCTGGAGCTAAAATAATAGGGGATATTTCCATTGGGGACTGTTCTAAGGTTGGTGCGGGGTCGGTGGTTTTAAAATCAGCCCCACCAGGATCTACTATAGTTGGAATACCTGGAAGAAATGTTAAAGAGAAAAGGAAATGCGCTATTGATCTTGATCATGGAGAATTGCCTGATCCAATTGCAGAGGTAATTAGACTTATTCTGCAGCGTCAAGATGAAATGGAACTGCAACTTAAAGCATTGGGACTATCTACGACAACTGTAAATGTAGATGAGTTATTTAATAAAAAATCAGAAATCGAAGAAATATTTTCAGAAGGTGCAGGCATCTAA
- the cysK gene encoding cysteine synthase A, whose translation MVNIPELTRGIANDATELIGNTPLVRLNRVTEGAEAEVVAKLESFNPISSVKDRIGVALVEAGEEAGVINKDSVIIEPTSGNTGIALSFVAAAKGYRLILTMPDTMSVERRKLLALFGAEIVLTPGAGGMPGAIAKAEELVKEIPNAVVLQQFKNPANPKIHRETTAQEILRDTDGKVDIVVAGVGTGGTITGIAEVLKEHNPDLKAVAVEPATSPVLSGGKSGPHKIQGIGAGFIPDVYKPELVDEVIPVKDEDAADTLLRLAREEGIFAGISSGAATWAAVQLAKREENRGKRIVVILPDTGERYLSMEWVFEKIFHTAEGVQL comes from the coding sequence ATGGTAAATATACCTGAATTAACAAGAGGAATAGCAAATGACGCAACTGAACTTATAGGAAATACTCCTTTGGTCAGGTTAAACAGAGTTACAGAAGGTGCAGAGGCAGAAGTCGTTGCAAAACTTGAATCGTTTAACCCAATAAGCAGTGTAAAAGATAGAATTGGTGTGGCACTGGTTGAAGCTGGGGAAGAAGCGGGAGTCATAAACAAAGACTCAGTTATAATTGAACCTACCAGTGGAAACACTGGAATTGCACTTTCATTTGTTGCCGCAGCGAAAGGATACAGATTAATTCTTACAATGCCAGATACGATGTCTGTAGAACGTAGAAAATTATTGGCATTATTTGGAGCTGAAATAGTACTTACTCCTGGTGCAGGTGGAATGCCTGGGGCAATAGCAAAGGCCGAAGAGCTTGTTAAAGAAATACCAAATGCAGTAGTACTTCAACAGTTCAAAAACCCTGCAAATCCTAAAATTCACAGGGAAACCACCGCGCAGGAAATATTAAGGGACACTGACGGTAAAGTAGATATCGTGGTGGCAGGTGTAGGTACTGGTGGAACAATAACAGGTATTGCAGAAGTTTTAAAAGAACATAATCCTGATCTTAAGGCCGTTGCCGTTGAACCTGCAACTTCTCCCGTACTATCTGGGGGGAAATCCGGACCTCACAAGATTCAAGGAATAGGTGCAGGATTTATTCCTGATGTATATAAACCAGAATTAGTAGATGAAGTCATTCCAGTAAAAGATGAAGATGCGGCAGATACACTGCTCAGACTTGCAAGGGAAGAAGGAATCTTTGCAGGAATTTCTTCTGGAGCTGCCACATGGGCTGCTGTCCAGCTTGCAAAAAGAGAAGAAAATAGGGGTAAAAGAATTGTTGTAATTCTCCCTGATACTGGAGAAAGGTACTTAAGTATGGAATGGGTATTTGAAAAAATCTTCCATACAGCTGAAGGTGTTCAACTTTAA
- a CDS encoding DMT family transporter gives MNKQVKSIRNNNTSLVIAGLILTNIFWGASGVAVKIAQLQLGTFEIVALRFITAMPLLIIATVLWKGTEALKIDKKDLPYITVLAFMGIPLEFLLQVTSLAYTTATCFTLIFSLSPFFIIFASAVLIKEKITRHKSIGALLGFIGVTFIITNGSLAVPTNLLGDAIAIMANIVWALYTVMGKPINEKYSALTVLNYTFIFGALELIPFYLLSPGLSPAEFTGSTWIAMGFLTIFCSLIAFLLYNHGTEKLPASIAGLFIYVQPLSGVALAAIILGEHITIYTIIGTFLIIYGIYEAERRGGIISRAKNIENNH, from the coding sequence ATGAATAAACAAGTTAAGTCTATAAGGAACAACAACACATCGCTGGTGATTGCTGGCCTCATTCTCACCAATATTTTCTGGGGCGCTTCAGGAGTGGCTGTTAAAATTGCACAGCTGCAGCTGGGAACCTTTGAAATTGTTGCCCTGAGGTTTATCACAGCTATGCCCCTTTTAATCATTGCTACAGTGTTATGGAAAGGTACTGAAGCCTTGAAGATTGATAAAAAAGATTTGCCATACATCACAGTACTGGCTTTTATGGGTATCCCCCTTGAATTTTTACTGCAGGTAACTTCACTAGCATACACCACAGCAACATGTTTCACACTTATATTCAGCCTCTCTCCGTTTTTTATAATTTTTGCGTCGGCTGTTTTAATTAAAGAAAAAATTACCAGACATAAATCCATTGGTGCGCTACTGGGGTTTATAGGAGTAACGTTCATAATTACAAACGGCAGTTTAGCTGTCCCCACCAATCTTTTAGGTGATGCCATAGCTATCATGGCCAATATAGTCTGGGCTTTATACACTGTCATGGGAAAACCAATAAATGAAAAGTATTCCGCGCTTACAGTACTTAACTATACTTTTATATTTGGAGCACTTGAATTAATCCCATTTTATCTCTTATCACCTGGATTATCTCCTGCAGAGTTCACTGGATCCACATGGATAGCAATGGGATTCCTTACGATCTTCTGTTCCCTTATTGCATTTTTACTGTACAACCACGGTACAGAAAAGCTGCCTGCTTCAATTGCAGGATTGTTTATATATGTTCAACCGCTATCTGGAGTGGCTTTAGCTGCAATAATATTAGGAGAACATATAACAATTTACACAATAATTGGAACATTTCTCATCATATATGGAATATATGAGGCAGAGCGCAGAGGCGGCATAATAAGCAGGGCCAAAAATATTGAAAATAATCATTAA
- a CDS encoding NifB/NifX family molybdenum-iron cluster-binding protein, with amino-acid sequence MSHKLAIATSDGKFVNQHFGRANQFLIVELKDDGSYEVLELRKNTPSCNPSGGSTTEDTIKIISDVDGVLVSQVGRGAGDKLIANGIQPVIIPMLIEDAIKKIYELIQEEPEEENS; translated from the coding sequence ATGTCCCATAAATTGGCAATTGCAACTAGCGATGGAAAGTTTGTAAACCAGCATTTTGGTAGAGCAAATCAGTTTTTAATAGTAGAACTTAAAGATGACGGTAGCTATGAAGTTCTGGAGCTTCGAAAGAACACACCTTCATGCAATCCCTCAGGTGGAAGTACCACTGAAGACACCATAAAAATAATTTCAGATGTTGACGGTGTGCTGGTCAGCCAGGTAGGCCGTGGAGCTGGAGATAAACTTATTGCAAATGGAATTCAGCCTGTAATAATACCTATGTTGATAGAAGATGCCATAAAGAAAATATATGAGTTAATTCAGGAAGAGCCTGAAGAAGAAAACTCATAA
- a CDS encoding pyridoxamine 5'-phosphate oxidase family protein, translating to MVMTEEMMEAIEKDNVIFLATATADGIPNVVPIGFARPVDNKTVMIVDNYMNKTHKNLENNPKASLVLRDASACPYQFKGTAQIIEEGKYFDEAVDWARSVMSKLEPKAAILLKVEEIYSVQPGPEAGKKVD from the coding sequence ATGGTAATGACTGAAGAAATGATGGAAGCTATAGAAAAAGATAACGTGATTTTTCTTGCAACTGCAACTGCAGATGGAATACCTAATGTTGTTCCAATTGGATTTGCAAGGCCGGTTGACAATAAAACAGTAATGATCGTGGATAACTACATGAACAAAACCCACAAAAACCTTGAAAATAACCCAAAAGCAAGTTTGGTACTGCGAGATGCTTCAGCATGCCCTTATCAGTTTAAGGGGACTGCCCAAATAATTGAAGAAGGTAAATACTTCGATGAAGCAGTTGACTGGGCAAGAAGTGTTATGAGCAAGCTTGAACCCAAAGCAGCAATTTTACTTAAAGTAGAAGAAATTTACTCTGTACAACCTGGCCCAGAAGCAGGTAAAAAAGTGGATTGA
- a CDS encoding MoaD/ThiS family protein, which produces MVNVKFLARFRDITGERSVSIEHNGSISGLMNTLTEKYGNEFKDALFDKEGNLRDYMKIIVNGEDVESSGGLKSNVGDNDEVVIFQTIAGG; this is translated from the coding sequence ATGGTTAATGTAAAATTTTTAGCACGATTTAGAGACATTACAGGAGAAAGGTCTGTATCCATTGAACACAACGGGAGTATTTCAGGCCTAATGAACACCCTCACCGAAAAATACGGGAATGAATTTAAAGATGCTTTATTTGATAAAGAAGGAAATTTAAGAGATTACATGAAAATAATCGTAAACGGCGAAGATGTAGAGTCAAGTGGCGGCTTAAAATCAAACGTCGGAGATAACGATGAAGTTGTAATCTTCCAGACTATCGCAGGGGGATAG